A region of Chloroflexota bacterium DNA encodes the following proteins:
- a CDS encoding molybdopterin-dependent oxidoreductase codes for MGLDTFGKGIKRREDPRLITGKGTYVDNMKMVGMAHAYILRSPYAHARIIKIDVAKAKAQPGVLDVFVGKDMEALGSIPCGWSHPGLITPKHPVVAIDEVNYVGDPVAVIVAEDRYIARDAADLIDVEYDPLPAVIDLEKAVASREQARVAAAHADVHHAGAHHDEAAAGEAIEQTVGAEVKAALASQEAAGPHLVHNEAAHNTAFTWTIGDKAKTDEAFAKAAHVTTLRIRNNRIQASAIEPRAALASYDAASEGITLWMTSQNPHIHRLLAAAFVLGIPEHKLRVIAPDVGGGFGSKIFVYGEEIIVVWASRKLGVPVKWASERREAYISDAHGRDHVTTAEMAFDAGGRITGLRVKTLANLGAYLSTFSTAVPTYLYGTLLSGQYDIPTIFCEVLGVLTNTVPVDAVRGAGRPEATFLLERLMDTAARELKMEPTAIRRKNFIQPNQFPYQTAVALQYDSGNYEVALDKALEMVGYADLRKQQAEARKQGKLIGIGVSTYLEACGLAPSALVGSLGAGAGQWESALVRVMPTGTINVYTGSHSHGQGHETTFAQVVSRELGVPYENINILHGDTETLPYGWGTYGSRSAAVGGSALVKASQRVREKAIKIAAHLLEANEADVELVEGKFQVKGAPSRSKSWFDIGLQSHLAHNLPQGMEPGLEFTAFYDPSNFVYPFGAHICVTEVDADTGQVQIKRFIAVDDCGNRINPMIIDGQVHGGLACGIGQALYEEAAYTDEGQPLFGSMMDYALPRAHFLPSFELGHTVTPCPHNPLGVKGIGETGAIGSPPAVVNSVVDALAHLGVTHIDMPLTPEKVWRAMNAM; via the coding sequence ATGGGACTCGACACCTTTGGCAAGGGCATCAAACGCCGTGAAGACCCGCGACTGATCACCGGCAAGGGCACCTACGTCGACAACATGAAAATGGTCGGCATGGCGCACGCGTACATCCTGCGCTCGCCGTACGCCCATGCCAGGATCATCAAGATCGACGTCGCGAAAGCGAAAGCGCAACCCGGCGTGCTCGACGTGTTCGTCGGTAAGGACATGGAAGCGCTCGGCAGCATCCCGTGTGGCTGGTCACACCCCGGCCTCATCACGCCGAAGCACCCCGTCGTCGCGATCGACGAGGTCAACTACGTCGGCGATCCGGTGGCCGTCATCGTCGCCGAGGATCGCTACATCGCGCGCGACGCCGCCGACCTGATTGACGTCGAGTACGACCCGCTGCCCGCAGTAATAGATCTGGAGAAGGCGGTAGCCTCCCGCGAGCAGGCGCGCGTCGCCGCCGCGCACGCGGACGTGCACCATGCCGGTGCCCATCACGACGAAGCCGCGGCGGGCGAGGCGATCGAGCAGACAGTTGGCGCCGAGGTCAAGGCGGCACTGGCGTCGCAGGAGGCCGCCGGCCCGCACCTGGTGCACAATGAGGCCGCGCACAATACCGCGTTCACATGGACGATCGGCGACAAGGCGAAGACCGACGAGGCGTTCGCCAAAGCCGCGCACGTCACGACCCTGCGTATCCGCAACAACCGCATCCAGGCCTCAGCCATCGAGCCGCGCGCCGCGCTGGCGTCGTATGACGCCGCGAGCGAAGGCATCACGCTCTGGATGACGTCGCAGAACCCGCACATCCACCGCCTGCTGGCCGCCGCGTTCGTGCTCGGCATTCCGGAGCACAAGCTGCGTGTCATCGCGCCGGACGTCGGGGGCGGCTTTGGAAGCAAGATCTTCGTCTATGGCGAGGAGATTATCGTCGTCTGGGCCAGCCGCAAGCTGGGCGTGCCCGTCAAATGGGCGAGCGAGCGGCGCGAGGCCTACATCAGCGACGCGCATGGCCGCGACCATGTGACGACCGCCGAGATGGCGTTCGACGCAGGCGGCCGCATCACCGGTCTGCGCGTCAAGACGCTGGCCAACCTCGGCGCGTACCTCTCGACATTCTCGACGGCCGTCCCAACCTATCTGTACGGCACGCTGCTGTCGGGCCAGTACGACATCCCGACGATCTTCTGCGAAGTGCTGGGGGTGCTGACCAACACCGTGCCGGTGGACGCCGTGCGCGGCGCGGGCCGCCCGGAAGCGACCTTCCTGCTCGAGCGGCTGATGGACACGGCCGCGCGCGAGCTGAAGATGGAGCCGACCGCGATCCGGCGCAAGAACTTCATCCAGCCAAACCAGTTCCCCTACCAAACGGCAGTGGCGTTGCAGTACGACAGCGGTAACTACGAGGTCGCGCTGGACAAGGCGCTCGAAATGGTGGGCTACGCCGACCTGCGCAAGCAGCAGGCCGAAGCACGCAAACAGGGCAAGCTGATCGGCATCGGCGTGAGCACCTATCTCGAGGCATGCGGCCTGGCGCCGTCGGCGCTGGTCGGCTCGCTCGGCGCGGGCGCGGGTCAGTGGGAATCGGCGCTCGTGCGCGTAATGCCCACCGGCACGATCAACGTATATACCGGCTCGCATTCGCACGGCCAGGGCCACGAAACGACATTCGCGCAGGTCGTCTCGCGCGAATTAGGCGTGCCCTATGAGAACATCAATATTCTGCACGGCGACACCGAGACGCTGCCTTACGGCTGGGGCACCTACGGCAGCCGCAGCGCGGCGGTTGGCGGCAGCGCGCTCGTCAAGGCGTCGCAGCGCGTGCGCGAGAAGGCGATCAAGATCGCGGCGCACCTGCTCGAAGCGAATGAGGCCGACGTGGAACTGGTCGAAGGCAAGTTCCAGGTCAAGGGCGCACCGAGCCGCAGCAAGTCGTGGTTCGATATCGGACTACAGTCACACCTGGCACACAACCTGCCGCAGGGCATGGAGCCTGGGCTGGAGTTCACCGCGTTCTACGACCCCAGCAACTTCGTCTACCCGTTCGGCGCGCACATCTGCGTGACCGAAGTGGACGCCGACACCGGGCAGGTGCAGATCAAGCGCTTCATCGCCGTGGACGACTGCGGCAACCGCATCAACCCGATGATCATTGACGGGCAGGTGCACGGCGGCCTGGCGTGCGGCATCGGCCAGGCGCTCTACGAGGAAGCAGCGTACACCGACGAAGGCCAGCCGCTGTTCGGCTCGATGATGGACTACGCGCTCCCGCGCGCGCACTTCCTGCCGTCGTTCGAACTGGGCCACACCGTGACGCCGTGCCCGCACAACCCGCTGGGCGTGAAGGGCATCGGCGAGACCGGCGCGATCGGATCGCCGCCGGCCGTGGTCAACTCGGTGGTGGACGCGCTGGCGCATCTCGGTGTGACACACATCGACATGCCGCTGACGCCGGAGAAGGTGTGGCGGGCGATGAACGCGATGTAG
- a CDS encoding xanthine dehydrogenase family protein subunit M, which yields MFPTNFDYTRAGSVREAVALLAKNPEAKLIAGGHSLLPAMKLRLAQPALLVDISRIAELKGVSKGANGWTIGALTTHAEVSRADVPNALKTAAGLIGDVQVRNRGTIGGSISHADPAADYPAVLIALGASIKVAGPRGERTISANDLFTDLFTTAIEAGEVLTAVTIPARAANSASAYIKHPHPASGYAVAGVAAAIQTDGKGACAKASIAVTGACVTARRLPAAEAALTGKALNAASIKAAAGADKGLECLSDNYASAAYRANLVSVLTRRALEACASDRKA from the coding sequence ATGTTCCCAACGAACTTCGACTACACCCGCGCCGGCTCGGTACGGGAGGCAGTCGCGCTCCTGGCCAAGAACCCGGAGGCGAAACTGATCGCGGGCGGGCACTCGCTGCTGCCCGCTATGAAACTGCGCCTGGCGCAGCCGGCGCTGCTGGTTGACATTAGCCGCATCGCTGAACTGAAGGGCGTCAGCAAGGGCGCGAACGGCTGGACGATCGGCGCGCTGACGACGCACGCGGAAGTCTCGCGCGCTGACGTGCCCAACGCGCTGAAGACCGCTGCAGGCTTGATCGGCGATGTGCAGGTGCGCAATCGCGGCACGATCGGCGGCAGCATCAGCCACGCCGACCCGGCTGCGGACTACCCGGCGGTGCTCATCGCACTGGGCGCCTCCATCAAGGTGGCCGGCCCGCGCGGCGAGCGCACCATCAGCGCAAACGACCTGTTCACGGACCTGTTCACAACGGCGATCGAGGCCGGCGAGGTCCTGACGGCGGTGACGATTCCGGCGCGCGCGGCGAACAGCGCCAGCGCATACATCAAGCACCCGCACCCGGCCTCCGGGTATGCGGTGGCGGGCGTGGCCGCGGCGATCCAGACCGACGGCAAGGGCGCCTGCGCGAAGGCGAGCATCGCCGTGACCGGCGCGTGCGTGACGGCGCGCCGCCTCCCGGCGGCCGAAGCCGCGCTGACCGGCAAGGCGCTGAACGCCGCGTCGATCAAGGCGGCGGCCGGGGCCGACAAAGGCCTCGAGTGCCTGAGCGACAACTACGCCAGCGCGGCGTACCGCGCCAACCTCGTGAGCGTCCTGACGCGGCGCGCCCTGGAAGCGTGCGCGAGCGACCGCAAAGCGTAA
- a CDS encoding MFS transporter, translating into MTVNAAVSAPTQRLSHLRQALLSAFWFGLQAHWAAILLITLPQQAFMIGGDAAKGQTLGIVLLLGAFVSMVVAPLFGALSDRFVTRFGRRRPWMVVGTLMNVLGLYGLAYLPRANDLSSLPLFIGAFMWVELWNNAANAPFNALIPDLVPKDQRGSASGWFGLMNILGSFTGAVTGLVFTQNGVTDVVTIYQFIAVVLIVSMIVTVVSVKEPKVTVKLPPFKLREFVAGLAEPMRDHDFRWVFWTRFLWVMGTFTVQEFLLFYMRDVVKTFTLFGNPGAQNAESAVSFFSAALLFGAIAPSIIAGILSDRFGRKKMVYIASGLQALVPIVLIFTDSFEAAVIMGLIFGIGYGAYQAVDWAMASDVLPSEADYAKDMGVWHIAWTFPQVIATPIAGVLLDKFQVIGAQSGQANLGYTVIFVLAAFYLLLGTVLVRKVRKVR; encoded by the coding sequence ATGACCGTCAATGCCGCCGTATCTGCTCCAACTCAACGTCTCAGCCACCTGCGCCAGGCGTTGCTCTCCGCCTTCTGGTTCGGCCTGCAAGCCCACTGGGCGGCGATCCTGCTGATCACGCTTCCGCAGCAAGCGTTTATGATTGGCGGGGACGCTGCGAAGGGCCAGACGCTCGGCATCGTTCTGCTGCTCGGCGCGTTCGTCTCGATGGTGGTCGCGCCGCTGTTCGGCGCGTTGAGCGACCGCTTTGTGACGCGTTTCGGCCGGCGCCGTCCCTGGATGGTGGTTGGGACGCTCATGAACGTGCTCGGCCTGTATGGCTTGGCGTACTTGCCGCGCGCGAACGATCTTTCGTCGCTGCCGCTATTCATCGGGGCGTTCATGTGGGTCGAACTGTGGAACAACGCGGCCAATGCCCCGTTTAATGCCCTCATTCCCGACCTGGTTCCGAAAGATCAGCGCGGGAGCGCGTCGGGCTGGTTCGGCCTGATGAACATCCTCGGCAGCTTCACGGGCGCGGTCACCGGCCTCGTCTTCACGCAGAACGGCGTCACCGACGTCGTCACGATCTACCAGTTCATTGCGGTCGTGCTGATCGTGAGCATGATCGTCACCGTCGTGTCGGTCAAAGAGCCGAAAGTCACAGTCAAGTTACCGCCATTCAAACTGCGTGAGTTCGTCGCCGGGCTGGCTGAGCCGATGCGCGATCACGACTTCCGCTGGGTGTTCTGGACGCGCTTCCTGTGGGTCATGGGCACCTTCACGGTTCAAGAGTTCCTGCTGTTCTACATGCGCGACGTGGTCAAGACGTTCACGCTCTTCGGCAACCCGGGCGCGCAGAACGCGGAATCGGCCGTCTCGTTCTTCAGCGCGGCCCTGCTGTTTGGCGCCATTGCGCCATCGATCATCGCCGGCATCCTGTCAGACCGTTTTGGGCGGAAGAAGATGGTGTACATCGCCAGTGGCCTGCAGGCGCTGGTGCCGATCGTGCTGATCTTCACCGACTCGTTCGAAGCGGCCGTGATCATGGGGCTGATCTTCGGCATCGGGTACGGCGCGTACCAGGCGGTGGACTGGGCGATGGCCAGCGACGTGCTGCCGTCCGAGGCGGACTACGCGAAGGATATGGGCGTCTGGCATATCGCCTGGACGTTCCCGCAGGTGATCGCGACGCCGATTGCCGGCGTGCTGCTCGACAAGTTCCAGGTCATCGGCGCGCAGTCGGGCCAGGCCAACCTCGGCTATACGGTCATTTTCGTGCTGGCGGCGTTCTACTTGCTGCTCGGCACGGTGCTGGTGCGGAAAGTGCGCAAGGTGCGCTAG
- a CDS encoding carbon monoxide dehydrogenase subunit G has product MKIDGTYIFTARAGEVWDLLLDPQVLLQIIPGLQKVDVQGDTILASATVGVGPVKGLFSGRISLLDQRKPTHVRIVGEGKGGPGFMKGVCIIDAAEHDGQTTISYQANVQIGGTLATVGQRLVDAATQQIMQQGFGAFNRVLGVRQATAAEARRLADLAAAERAAWQAAVFRSQAIQSTFPRWFVVLLPALLIAATLALAFGH; this is encoded by the coding sequence ATGAAAATAGACGGCACGTACATATTTACCGCCCGGGCCGGCGAGGTCTGGGACCTGCTGCTTGACCCGCAGGTGCTCTTGCAGATCATCCCTGGTCTGCAGAAGGTCGATGTGCAGGGCGACACGATCCTCGCCAGCGCGACCGTCGGGGTCGGCCCGGTCAAGGGTCTCTTCAGTGGCAGGATCAGCCTGCTCGACCAGCGCAAGCCAACGCACGTGCGCATTGTCGGCGAAGGCAAGGGCGGCCCCGGCTTCATGAAAGGCGTCTGCATCATCGACGCCGCCGAGCACGACGGGCAGACGACGATCAGCTACCAGGCCAACGTTCAGATCGGCGGCACGCTGGCGACCGTGGGCCAGCGCCTGGTCGACGCCGCCACACAGCAGATCATGCAGCAGGGCTTCGGCGCATTCAACCGCGTGCTGGGCGTGCGGCAGGCGACGGCCGCCGAGGCACGGCGACTGGCCGATCTCGCGGCGGCGGAACGCGCCGCATGGCAGGCTGCCGTGTTTCGCTCGCAGGCCATCCAAAGTACATTCCCGCGCTGGTTCGTCGTCCTGCTGCCGGCGCTGCTCATTGCCGCCACTCTGGCACTGGCCTTCGGGCATTAG
- a CDS encoding (2Fe-2S)-binding protein: protein MAKIEIKVNGKARKADVDPRLLLVHYLRENLNLTGTNVGCDTSQCGACTVMIDGQAVKSCTVLAVQADGSDVTTIEGLAQDGKMHPIQQAFWDNHGLQCGYCTSGMILTSVEILKHNPHPSEAEVRHGLEGNVCRCTGYHNIVKSVLAAADAMGGK from the coding sequence GTGGCAAAGATCGAAATCAAGGTCAACGGGAAGGCGCGCAAGGCCGACGTTGACCCGCGCTTGTTGCTTGTGCATTATCTGCGGGAGAACCTGAACCTGACCGGCACCAACGTCGGCTGCGATACCAGCCAGTGCGGCGCGTGCACGGTCATGATCGACGGCCAGGCCGTCAAATCGTGCACCGTGCTGGCCGTGCAGGCCGACGGCAGCGACGTGACGACCATCGAAGGGCTGGCGCAGGACGGCAAGATGCATCCGATCCAGCAGGCGTTCTGGGACAACCACGGTCTGCAGTGCGGTTACTGCACCAGCGGCATGATCCTGACATCGGTTGAGATCCTGAAGCACAATCCACACCCGAGCGAGGCGGAAGTCCGCCACGGGCTGGAGGGCAACGTCTGCCGTTGTACCGGTTACCATAATATCGTGAAGTCGGTGCTGGCGGCAGCCGATGCCATGGGAGGCAAATAA
- a CDS encoding HNH endonuclease, with protein sequence MAREHLPVHVDRRVRLTARNRCGYCLSPQHLVMARLEIEHIIPSSRGGTNDEENLWLACPICNAHKSDRVDEVDPQTGARFPLFNPRTQNWFEHFRWSDDGLKIEGLTAIGRATVNALHLDDDADVIEVRSYWVLAGWHPPSQ encoded by the coding sequence ATGGCGCGCGAACATCTGCCCGTTCACGTCGATCGGCGCGTGCGTTTGACGGCTCGTAACCGCTGCGGTTACTGTCTGAGCCCGCAGCACCTTGTGATGGCCCGGCTGGAGATCGAGCACATCATACCAAGCTCGCGTGGCGGGACGAATGACGAGGAGAATCTGTGGCTGGCCTGTCCGATCTGCAATGCCCACAAGAGTGACCGCGTTGATGAGGTTGATCCTCAGACCGGAGCGCGATTTCCGCTATTCAACCCGCGCACACAGAACTGGTTTGAGCATTTTCGCTGGTCAGACGATGGTTTGAAAATCGAGGGCTTGACCGCTATCGGTCGTGCAACCGTAAACGCGCTTCATCTCGACGATGATGCCGATGTGATAGAGGTGCGCAGTTACTGGGTCCTGGCCGGGTGGCACCCGCCGTCGCAGTAG
- a CDS encoding MoaD/ThiS family protein gives MHVNFYATLRLAAGRKQVEVSLSEPDTVRAALEAASRDLPQLASELWEAPGQLYDTIHVFVNGREACFLPQQLETPLGPDDVLDVFPPVGGGSAGTRCEREYRSLPIWLAHEYLRELGGRGAAGQPVEGPGWRARVRDADDVVIGVLHIGRIFVDFEGNESAVAAAMAAFDAKALRAGG, from the coding sequence ATGCACGTCAATTTCTACGCCACATTGCGCCTGGCGGCCGGGCGTAAGCAGGTTGAGGTGAGCTTGTCGGAGCCGGATACCGTGCGCGCTGCGCTCGAGGCGGCCAGCCGGGACCTGCCGCAACTCGCTTCCGAACTTTGGGAAGCGCCGGGCCAACTGTATGACACCATCCACGTCTTTGTGAACGGGCGCGAAGCCTGTTTCCTGCCCCAGCAACTGGAAACGCCTTTGGGACCCGACGACGTGTTGGACGTCTTTCCACCAGTTGGTGGTGGCTCGGCGGGTACACGCTGCGAGCGCGAATATCGCAGCCTGCCGATCTGGCTCGCCCATGAATATCTGCGCGAACTGGGCGGCCGCGGCGCTGCAGGGCAGCCGGTCGAGGGGCCCGGCTGGCGCGCCCGCGTCCGTGATGCGGACGACGTCGTGATCGGCGTGCTCCACATCGGACGGATCTTTGTCGACTTCGAAGGCAATGAATCGGCCGTGGCCGCCGCCATGGCGGCCTTTGACGCGAAAGCGCTGCGCGCAGGCGGCTGA
- a CDS encoding MoxR family ATPase, with translation MNSIDDVMQALQAQNYIAERGLAMAIYLSLALKKPLFLEGEAGVGKTEIAKTLCAILDTDLIRLQCYEGLDVNTAVYEWNYTRQMLQIRLLEAQGAASGEALREIFAPEFLIKRPLLQAIEGSRDKAPVLLIDELDRADEEFEAFLLELLSDWQITVPEIGTLKATHPPVVVLTSNRTREIHDALKRRCIYYWIDYPSLDKELRIVRARVPAAEERLARQIVAFVQELRRVELYKVPGVAETIDWAAALTALSARDLSADTVDDTLGVILKYQDDVQKVQGALVRELVAKAAAVP, from the coding sequence ATGAATTCAATCGATGATGTGATGCAGGCACTTCAAGCGCAGAACTATATCGCGGAGCGCGGGCTGGCGATGGCGATCTACCTCTCGCTGGCGCTGAAGAAACCGCTGTTCCTCGAAGGCGAGGCGGGCGTCGGCAAGACCGAGATCGCCAAGACGCTCTGCGCGATTCTCGACACCGACCTGATTCGTCTGCAGTGTTACGAGGGATTGGACGTCAACACGGCGGTGTACGAATGGAATTACACGCGCCAGATGCTGCAGATCCGCCTGCTGGAGGCGCAGGGCGCGGCGAGCGGGGAGGCGCTGCGCGAGATCTTCGCGCCGGAGTTCCTGATCAAGCGCCCGCTCCTGCAGGCGATTGAGGGCTCGCGCGACAAAGCGCCCGTGCTGCTGATCGACGAGCTCGATCGCGCCGACGAGGAGTTCGAGGCGTTCCTGCTCGAACTGCTCTCCGACTGGCAGATCACCGTGCCCGAGATCGGCACGCTCAAGGCGACGCACCCGCCAGTCGTCGTGCTCACGTCGAACCGCACGCGCGAGATCCACGACGCGCTTAAACGGCGCTGCATTTACTACTGGATCGACTACCCCTCGCTGGACAAAGAACTGCGGATCGTGCGCGCGCGGGTGCCTGCGGCGGAGGAACGGCTGGCGCGACAGATCGTCGCCTTCGTGCAGGAACTGCGCCGCGTCGAGCTGTACAAGGTGCCCGGTGTCGCCGAGACGATCGACTGGGCGGCCGCCTTGACTGCATTGAGCGCGCGCGACCTGTCGGCCGATACGGTGGACGACACGCTGGGCGTAATTTTGAAATACCAGGACGACGTGCAAAAGGTGCAGGGCGCGCTCGTCCGCGAGTTGGTGGCCAAAGCGGCCGCCGTGCCGTAG
- a CDS encoding MoaD/ThiS family protein: MMNISQPEMRIKGLAAEPAGVGALEPTPTEEWERVARYVGFTRADQRAMTQTVEPLFAHGPAVVAETYAYLQRVPETAAILGWEQGADPAHLAERRRFFTIWMARTLGIDLGADFADYLFYAGKVHAGHGPRHIVVAEPWVTGAISLTQSTFARLIADNFHDAQLAVSAIAAWNKYLMIQLDLMLLGYRVARALDDGVFDVRVSFFGRLRDTTGAAARVARASSDATVAGLLRKVLNYYPNIRHQAMETTWRDDANPQSLWPRVEPLYVLQDGWRLLLNGKDLRYYGGYEVQVRADDDLALFPPGR; the protein is encoded by the coding sequence ATGATGAATATATCACAGCCTGAAATGCGAATCAAAGGACTGGCTGCAGAGCCCGCCGGAGTCGGTGCACTGGAACCGACGCCCACCGAGGAATGGGAGCGGGTCGCGCGTTATGTTGGCTTTACACGGGCTGATCAGCGGGCGATGACGCAGACCGTCGAGCCGCTGTTTGCACACGGCCCGGCCGTCGTCGCGGAGACATACGCCTACTTGCAGCGCGTTCCGGAGACAGCCGCCATCCTCGGTTGGGAGCAGGGCGCCGATCCGGCGCACCTGGCCGAGCGACGACGGTTCTTCACGATATGGATGGCTCGCACGCTGGGTATCGATCTGGGGGCCGACTTCGCCGACTACCTGTTCTACGCCGGCAAGGTGCATGCGGGGCACGGGCCGCGCCATATCGTGGTGGCTGAACCATGGGTCACAGGCGCGATCAGTCTGACCCAATCCACGTTCGCCCGACTGATCGCCGACAATTTCCACGATGCGCAACTGGCGGTGTCCGCCATCGCCGCCTGGAACAAGTATCTGATGATCCAACTGGATCTCATGCTGCTTGGCTATCGCGTGGCGCGGGCGCTGGATGATGGCGTCTTCGACGTACGCGTCTCGTTTTTCGGGCGTCTGCGCGACACAACCGGCGCAGCCGCGCGGGTTGCGCGCGCCAGCAGCGACGCGACGGTCGCCGGCCTGTTGCGCAAGGTGCTGAACTACTACCCGAACATACGGCACCAGGCGATGGAGACGACATGGCGCGATGACGCCAACCCGCAGTCGCTTTGGCCGCGCGTCGAGCCGCTCTACGTCTTGCAAGATGGCTGGCGATTGCTCCTCAATGGCAAAGACCTGCGCTACTATGGCGGCTACGAGGTGCAGGTCCGCGCCGACGATGACCTGGCGCTGTTTCCACCCGGACGTTAG
- a CDS encoding 2-phosphosulfolactate phosphatase translates to MVDIRQLSLIAGAREARGLAVIIDVFRAFSVAAYCVSRGAREIVLVGETQDAFDLRKQRFPDALLIGEVNGRHIDGFDFGNSPTHVAESTRDFADKTLIQRTSAGTQGVVNADGADEIVLGSFLCAGALVAHIRQRNPATVSIVGMGDAGVYKTDEDEALSDYLAARLRGEDLPVAPYLERARNGQAGKRFDDNHPDAPRTDVDYCLQADKFDFALHVARENGLLVARKATAITPLEPLTLRG, encoded by the coding sequence ATGGTGGATATACGACAACTGAGCCTGATCGCCGGCGCGCGCGAGGCGCGCGGGCTGGCGGTCATCATCGACGTGTTCCGCGCGTTCAGCGTGGCGGCGTACTGCGTCTCGCGCGGCGCGCGCGAGATCGTGCTGGTCGGGGAGACCCAAGATGCGTTCGATCTGCGCAAGCAGCGCTTCCCAGATGCCCTGCTGATCGGCGAGGTGAACGGACGGCACATCGACGGCTTCGACTTCGGCAACTCACCGACGCACGTCGCGGAGAGTACCCGTGACTTCGCGGACAAGACGCTGATCCAGCGCACGAGCGCGGGCACGCAGGGCGTTGTGAACGCCGACGGAGCGGACGAGATCGTGCTGGGCAGCTTCCTGTGCGCGGGCGCGCTGGTCGCGCACATCCGCCAGCGTAACCCCGCGACCGTCTCAATTGTCGGTATGGGCGATGCAGGCGTGTACAAGACCGACGAGGACGAAGCGCTATCGGACTACCTGGCGGCGCGCTTGCGCGGGGAGGATCTGCCGGTCGCGCCGTACCTGGAGCGGGCGCGCAACGGGCAGGCTGGCAAGCGCTTCGACGACAACCATCCCGACGCACCGCGCACCGACGTGGACTACTGCCTGCAGGCGGACAAGTTCGACTTCGCCCTGCATGTTGCGCGCGAAAATGGGCTGCTGGTGGCGCGCAAGGCGACTGCGATCACGCCATTAGAACCGTTAACGCTGCGCGGCTAA
- a CDS encoding VWA domain-containing protein, translating into MSTSAPDFFLKNLLLFGRLLRLMGLDVGVSDMLELAEALTRIDLARKPDVYHTARAVLVRRHEDYPLFDQAWQAFWRKPSNQRLQRLELQPDPRLVPKPLRVPNAPRGEGDGEGGRKPQDEIVAHQQSFSANELLRRKDFGVFTWEEVQEAKRLMAQMRWRIGERHLRRRKPVADGRYIDLRRTARANLRYGGELLTLAWKRRKTKPRPLVILCDISGSMEQYARMLLHFVHTISSGFDFDRVEAFVFSTRLTRITRQLAHRDVDDAMDAVEAAVQDWGGGTRIGEALHGFNFQWARRVLGRGAVVMVISDGWDRGEPQALAREMERLQKSCHRLIWLNPLIGSEGYQPLTQGLVAALPYVDDFLSVRNLDSLEALGQALSALSDRRPARRQQPFRAPPPPAPAPDDEHTVAVRRAQEREAVARRLKGLVGT; encoded by the coding sequence ATGAGCACCTCTGCGCCGGACTTCTTCCTCAAGAACCTGCTGCTCTTTGGCCGCCTCCTGCGGCTGATGGGCCTCGACGTTGGCGTCAGCGACATGCTGGAACTGGCCGAGGCGCTGACGCGCATCGATCTCGCGCGCAAACCCGACGTGTACCACACCGCCCGCGCGGTGCTGGTGCGCCGCCATGAGGACTACCCGCTGTTCGATCAGGCCTGGCAGGCGTTCTGGCGCAAGCCGTCGAACCAGCGCCTCCAGCGGCTGGAACTCCAGCCCGACCCGCGTCTGGTGCCGAAGCCGCTGCGGGTGCCGAACGCACCGCGCGGCGAAGGAGATGGCGAAGGCGGGCGCAAACCGCAGGATGAGATTGTCGCGCACCAGCAGTCGTTCAGCGCCAATGAGCTCCTGCGGCGCAAAGATTTCGGCGTGTTCACGTGGGAGGAAGTCCAGGAGGCCAAGCGGTTGATGGCGCAGATGCGCTGGCGCATTGGCGAGCGCCACCTGCGCCGGCGCAAGCCGGTAGCCGACGGCCGCTACATCGATCTGCGGCGTACCGCGCGCGCCAACCTGCGCTACGGCGGCGAGTTGCTGACGCTGGCGTGGAAACGGCGCAAGACCAAGCCGCGCCCACTCGTCATCCTGTGCGACATCAGCGGCTCGATGGAGCAGTACGCGCGCATGCTGCTGCACTTCGTCCACACGATCTCGTCGGGCTTCGACTTCGACCGCGTTGAGGCGTTCGTATTCAGCACGCGCCTGACGCGCATCACGCGCCAACTGGCGCACCGCGACGTGGACGACGCGATGGACGCCGTCGAGGCGGCCGTGCAGGACTGGGGCGGCGGCACCCGCATCGGCGAGGCGCTGCACGGCTTCAATTTCCAATGGGCGCGGCGCGTGCTCGGGCGCGGCGCGGTTGTGATGGTCATTTCCGATGGCTGGGATCGCGGCGAGCCGCAGGCGCTGGCGCGCGAGATGGAGCGCCTGCAGAAGTCGTGCCATCGCCTGATCTGGCTCAACCCGCTGATCGGCTCGGAGGGCTACCAGCCGCTGACGCAGGGGCTGGTCGCCGCGCTTCCGTACGTGGACGATTTCCTGTCAGTGCGGAACCTCGACAGCCTTGAAGCGCTGGGACAGGCGTTATCTGCACTGAGCGATCGCCGTCCGGCGCGCCGCCAGCAGCCGTTCCGCGCACCGCCGCCGCCCGCACCCGCGCCTGACGACGAGCATACCGTGGCGGTTCGCCGTGCGCAGGAGCGCGAAGCGGTCGCGCGCCGTCTTAAGGGTCTCGTCGGCACGTAA